The following proteins are encoded in a genomic region of Pagrus major chromosome 16, Pma_NU_1.0:
- the ktn1 gene encoding kinectin isoform X1, whose product MAVDIYDSQYLLILAPSLVIALMFLFFWLFMKETSYDEVLARQKRDLKLPPSKPDTRKKNEKKKSKKKESASGGGGGGGGGGGESEEDLRDFDVADGANSSTLEVEEEPVATPDPSPPTPIPYVPLSVSSEAPAGLRERKKKEKKAAKAAAAAAAAAAAAAAAATAPSEEPEVNGSKPVSRKTEAPLAASKQSSPPSPQLEVQVQVQASQAPVQAQTPPPVSGKKKEKKKQKAEPVDDQQPEVKAEQAPAPIKKEAPIVAETKVLDGAAPPATSGKKKNSAKKQKTESVDEAHVLADSTASANHQAAHNDDVPSKGSGKKQKNETDKENTEVKLKELLSGLSSLALSEAEAVSVMALLREKSPNALDAWQKSAARPDPAAQERERLLTTLQEEASIAKDKVKQLSQELQVEKQKTGRVEAVMREQRAAMEKELGGMQAKAQGSYQELQTMQIKFQQMREQLESQITRLQQENGILRDAVSSATNQMESKNSAELNKLRSEYSGLMKELADNNSKLQQEEHQRKSLEVSYKQNVSQLEAQLQDAKRRWEELQNFLHNVNAEREKLQASKQELHSQMLAAETEMNNKNKEIQTLHGSLTEAMVSKERLEQRVVELMELSQHSMPDDSMQTRVQELMNENKNLQAQNESMQAQISAQATHVSHIEEIQKLLADKELQRKSLEDSLNAERSSGASRETNMQALHNDNMSLKAEIQNLQAQISDQAASQLAFDQFQKSVLEKEENMKTVEGLLEKGLIEVANKEEELKALREDNEALKQEMEVMKSNTAEQASSESTVEELQNMIQEQEMKLKSMEESLQAAQDSIAAKEKTAEALEQQLVALQAEMEQLRQKETAEELTSSASQLQELQAQLVSKDQEIQMLQAELGVRTEELSEKMEQLHQQQSHTAVPSPELLTALSEKEKQVSDLQAELDELKDSLELHRKKNNELREKNWSAMEALSATESMLQGKLSKAVKENQTALAVTQAECRDVLHRLLPNVPLPSEQNHQEWLHTFERAAAESSATQSTPVSGDSEALAEKLKEAEETQRILQKDCETYKKVLAETEGILQRLQSSVEQEESRWRVKQELSQGELKEMSQKVTALEQEIERLSDGAELENLRREKQHLESELERAERESATYVTEVRELKDLLTELQTRLDGSYTEAIRQNEELNLLKTQLTQTLSKLETEENERQKVAGDLYKAQQSLDLIQGELSKVTDNADELIENSSLTSQREEIDRKEKMTAGLNQTVRELQQLLQAVSRQLAKGQEGEADKDLPKV is encoded by the exons ATGGCGGTGGACATCTACGACTCTCAGTACCTGCTCATCCTGGCCCCTTCCCTGGTCATTGCCCTCATGTTCCTCTTCTTCTGGCTCTTCATGAAGGAAACCTCCTATGATGAGGTGCTGGCCAGGCAGAAACGCGACCTCAAGCTACCGCCGTCCAAGCCGGACACCCGTAAGAAGAAcgaaaagaagaagagcaagaagaaggAGAGTGCAAGTGGAGGAGGCGGCGGAGGTGGCGGAGGCGGAGGAGAGTCTGAAGAGGATCTTCGGGATTTTGATGTGGCTGATGGTGCCAACAGCTCAACTctggaggtagaggaggaacCTGTGGCTACACCAGATCCTTCTCCACCAACACCTATCCCCTATGTGCCTCTTTCAGTGTCATCGGAGGCCCCTGCGGGtctgagggagagaaagaagaaggagaaaaaagctgccaaggctgctgctgccgctgccgccgctgccgctgctgctgcagctgcagctacaGCACCTTCTGAAGAACCAGAAGTGAATGGCTCAAAGCCAGTCAGCCGCAAGACAGAGGCACCTCTGGCAGCAAGCAAACAATCTAGCCCTCCCTCTCCCCAGCTTGAGGTTCAGGTCCAAGTCCAGGCCTCTCAAGCTCCTGTTCAGGCTCAGACACCGCCCCCGGTCTCtgggaagaagaaggagaagaagaaacaaaaagcagagcCTG TGGATGACCAGCAGCCAGAGGTTAAGGCCGAGCAGGCTCCGGCTCCAATCAAGAAGGAGGCTCCCATTGTGGCTGAAACCAAAGTTTTGGACGGCGCAGCCCCGCCTGCTACCAGTGGCAAGAAAAAGAACTCGGCCAAGAAGCAGAAGACAGAATCTG TAGATGAAGCCCATGTTCTTGCTGACTCGACAGCCTCCGCCAACCACCAGGCAGCCCATAACGATGATGTACCATCCAAAGGAAGTGGCAAGAAACAGAAGAATGAGACTGACAAAG AGAACACAGAGGTgaagctgaaggagctgctgtCTGGTCTGTCCAGCTTGGCTCTGTCTGAAGCTGAGGCCGTTAGTGTGATGGCTCTTCTCCGAGAGAAGAGCCCTAATGCTCTGGATGCCTGGCAGAAA TCTGCAGCCAGACCTGACCCAGCTGCACAGGAACGAGAGAGACTTCTCACAACCCTGCAGGAGGAGGCCTCCATTGCAAAGGACAAAGTGAAACAGCTCAGCCAG GAGCTACAGGTTGAGAAGCAAAAGACAGGCCGTGTGGAGGCTGTGATGAGAGAGCAACGTGCGGCCATGGAGAAAGAACTGGGGGGCATGCAGGCCAAAGCACAGGGCAGCTACCAGGAGCTCCAGACCATGCAGATAAAG tTCCAGCAGATGAGGGAGCAGCTGGAAAGCCAGATCACtcggctgcagcaggagaacGGCATCCTGAGGGACGCAGTCAGCTCTGCCACCAACCAGATGGAGAGCAA GAATTCTGCCGAGCTGAACAAGCTGCGTTCTGAGTACTCCGGCCTGATGAAAGAGCTGGCAGACAACAACAgcaagctgcagcaggaggagcacCAGAGGAAGTCACTGGAGGTCAGCTACAAGCAGAACGTGTCCCAGCTGGAG GCCCAACTGCAGGACGCTAAGCGTCGTTGGGAAGAACTGCAGAATTTCCTCCATAATGTCAacgctgagagagagaaacttcaGGCCTCAAAGCAAG AGCTCCACAGCCAGATGCTTGCAGCAGAGACCGAGATgaacaacaagaacaaagagATCCAGACCCTTCACGGCAGCCTGACTGAAGCCATGGTCTCCAAGGAGCGGCTCGAGCAGAGAGTTGTGGAGCTGATGGAactgtctcagcacagcatgcCTGACGACTCGATGCAGACCAGGGTTCAG GAActcatgaatgaaaacaaaaatcttcaGGCCCAGAATGAGAGCATGCAGGCCCAGATCTCTGCACAG GCCACCCATGTCTCCCACATTGAGGAGATACAGAAGCT ATTGGCTGACAAGGAGTTGCAGAGAAAGAGTCTGGAGGACTCTTTAAATGCTGAGAGGAGCAGCGGGGCCAGTAGAGAAACTAATATGCAG gCCTTGCACAATGACAACATGTCACTGAAGGCAGAGATTCAGAATCTGCAGGCACAGATTTCTGATCAG GCTGCCTCCCAACTGGCTTTTGACCAGTTCCAAAAGAG TGTcctggagaaggaggagaataTGAAAACCGTCGAGGGCCTGCTGGAGAAGGGGCTGATTGAGGTGGCCaacaaggaggaggagctcaag GCTCTCAGAGAAGACAACGAGGCACTAAAACAAGAAATGGAGGTCATGAAGAGTAACACGGCAGAACAG GCATCATCAGAGTCGACAGTGGAAGAACTCCAGAACAT GATCCAAGAGCAGGAAATGAAGCTAAAATCAATGGAGGAGAGTCTACAGGCAGCACAAGACAGCATCGCAGCCAAAGAGAAGACAGCTGAG GCTCTGGAGCAGCAGTTGGTTGCCCTGCAGGCAGAGATGGAGCAGCTGAGACAGAAGGAGACGGCAGAAGAGCTGACCAGTTCTGCTAGCCAGCTCCAAGAACTCCAGGCTCA GCTAGTGTCAAAGGACCAGGAGATCCAGATGCTGCAGGCTGAGCTGGGCGTGAGAACTGAAGAGCTGAGTGAGAAGATGGAGCAGTTACATCAACAG CAGTCCCACACAGCAGTGCCAAGCCCAGAGCTTCTTACAGC GTTATCAGAGAAGGAGAAGCAGGTCTCAGATCTGCAGGCTGAGCTGGACGAGCTGAAGGACTCCCTTGAGCTTCATAGGAAGAAGAACAAC GAGCTTCGGGAGAAAAACTGGAGTGCAATGGAAGCTCTGTCAGCCACCGAGTCCATGCTTCAAGGGAAACTCAGCAAAGCTGTCAAG GAGAACCAGACAGCACTCGCAGTGACTCAGGCTGAGTGTCGAGACGTTCTGCACAGACTTCTGCCCAATGTGCCTCTGCCCAGTGAGCAG AACCATCAGGAGTGGCTCCACACATTTGAAAGGGCAGCAGCTGAAAGCTCAGCTACACAATCCACCCCTGTATCAGGGGACTCTGAG GCACTGGCTGAGAAGCTGAAAGAAGCTGAGGAAACCCAAAGGATTCTACAGAAAGACTGTGAGACTTACAAGAAGGTTTTGGCAGAGACG GAGGGCATCTTGCAGCGCCTCCAGAGCAGCGTGGAGCAGGAGGAGTCTCGCTGGAGGGTGAAGCAGGAGCTGTCCCAGGGAGAGCTCAAAGAG ATGAGCCAGAAAGTCACAGCTCTGGAGCAAGAGATTGAGAGACTAAGTGATGGAGCTGAGTTGGAAAAC CTGAGACGAGAAAAGCAGCACTTGGAGTCCGAGCTAGAGAGGGCGGAGCGTGAGAGTGCCACCTATGTGACGGAGGTCAGAGAG CTCAAAGATCTGTTGACTGAATTGCAGACCAGACTTGATGGCTCATATACAGAGGCTATCAGACAGAATGAGGAGCTGAATTTG CTGAAAACCCAGCTCACCCAGACTCTGTCCAAGCTGGAGACAGAAGAGAATGAGCGGCAAAAGGTTGCTGGTGACTTGTATAAg GCCCAGCAGTCTCTTGATCTGATCCAGGGAGAGCTCTCAAAGGTGACGGACAACGCTGATGAGCTGATAGAGAACAGCAGTCTGACGTCACAGAGG GAAGAGATTGACAGAAAGGAGAAAATGACTGCAGGACTGAACCAAACAGTCAGagaactgcagcagctgctacAAGCCGTCAGCCGGCAACTCGCCAAGGGACAGGAAGGG GAGGCTGACAAAGATCTGCCCAAGGTATAG
- the ktn1 gene encoding kinectin isoform X4 → MAVDIYDSQYLLILAPSLVIALMFLFFWLFMKETSYDEVLARQKRDLKLPPSKPDTRKKNEKKKSKKKESASGGGGGGGGGGGESEEDLRDFDVADGANSSTLEVEEEPVATPDPSPPTPIPYVPLSVSSEAPAGLRERKKKEKKAAKAAAAAAAAAAAAAAAATAPSEEPEVNGSKPVSRKTEAPLAASKQSSPPSPQLEVQVQVQASQAPVQAQTPPPVSGKKKEKKKQKAEPVDDQQPEVKAEQAPAPIKKEAPIVAETKVLDGAAPPATSGKKKNSAKKQKTESVDEAHVLADSTASANHQAAHNDDVPSKGSGKKQKNETDKENTEVKLKELLSGLSSLALSEAEAVSVMALLREKSPNALDAWQKSAARPDPAAQERERLLTTLQEEASIAKDKVKQLSQELQVEKQKTGRVEAVMREQRAAMEKELGGMQAKAQGSYQELQTMQIKFQQMREQLESQITRLQQENGILRDAVSSATNQMESKNSAELNKLRSEYSGLMKELADNNSKLQQEEHQRKSLEVSYKQNVSQLEAQLQDAKRRWEELQNFLHNVNAEREKLQASKQELHSQMLAAETEMNNKNKEIQTLHGSLTEAMVSKERLEQRVVELMELSQHSMPDDSMQTRVQELMNENKNLQAQNESMQAQISAQATHVSHIEEIQKLLADKELQRKSLEDSLNAERSSGASRETNMQALHNDNMSLKAEIQNLQAQISDQAASQLAFDQFQKSVLEKEENMKTVEGLLEKGLIEVANKEEELKALREDNEALKQEMEVMKSNTAEQASSESTVEELQNMIQEQEMKLKSMEESLQAAQDSIAAKEKTAEALEQQLVALQAEMEQLRQKETAEELTSSASQLQELQAQLVSKDQEIQMLQAELGVRTEELSEKMEQLHQQQSHTAVPSPELLTALSEKEKQVSDLQAELDELKDSLELHRKKNNENQTALAVTQAECRDVLHRLLPNVPLPSEQNHQEWLHTFERAAAESSATQSTPVSGDSEALAEKLKEAEETQRILQKDCETYKKVLAETEGILQRLQSSVEQEESRWRVKQELSQGELKEMSQKVTALEQEIERLSDGAELENLRREKQHLESELERAERESATYVTEVRELKDLLTELQTRLDGSYTEAIRQNEELNLLKTQLTQTLSKLETEENERQKVAGDLYKAQQSLDLIQGELSKVTDNADELIENSSLTSQREEIDRKEKMTAGLNQTVRELQQLLQAVSRQLAKGQEGEADKDLPKV, encoded by the exons ATGGCGGTGGACATCTACGACTCTCAGTACCTGCTCATCCTGGCCCCTTCCCTGGTCATTGCCCTCATGTTCCTCTTCTTCTGGCTCTTCATGAAGGAAACCTCCTATGATGAGGTGCTGGCCAGGCAGAAACGCGACCTCAAGCTACCGCCGTCCAAGCCGGACACCCGTAAGAAGAAcgaaaagaagaagagcaagaagaaggAGAGTGCAAGTGGAGGAGGCGGCGGAGGTGGCGGAGGCGGAGGAGAGTCTGAAGAGGATCTTCGGGATTTTGATGTGGCTGATGGTGCCAACAGCTCAACTctggaggtagaggaggaacCTGTGGCTACACCAGATCCTTCTCCACCAACACCTATCCCCTATGTGCCTCTTTCAGTGTCATCGGAGGCCCCTGCGGGtctgagggagagaaagaagaaggagaaaaaagctgccaaggctgctgctgccgctgccgccgctgccgctgctgctgcagctgcagctacaGCACCTTCTGAAGAACCAGAAGTGAATGGCTCAAAGCCAGTCAGCCGCAAGACAGAGGCACCTCTGGCAGCAAGCAAACAATCTAGCCCTCCCTCTCCCCAGCTTGAGGTTCAGGTCCAAGTCCAGGCCTCTCAAGCTCCTGTTCAGGCTCAGACACCGCCCCCGGTCTCtgggaagaagaaggagaagaagaaacaaaaagcagagcCTG TGGATGACCAGCAGCCAGAGGTTAAGGCCGAGCAGGCTCCGGCTCCAATCAAGAAGGAGGCTCCCATTGTGGCTGAAACCAAAGTTTTGGACGGCGCAGCCCCGCCTGCTACCAGTGGCAAGAAAAAGAACTCGGCCAAGAAGCAGAAGACAGAATCTG TAGATGAAGCCCATGTTCTTGCTGACTCGACAGCCTCCGCCAACCACCAGGCAGCCCATAACGATGATGTACCATCCAAAGGAAGTGGCAAGAAACAGAAGAATGAGACTGACAAAG AGAACACAGAGGTgaagctgaaggagctgctgtCTGGTCTGTCCAGCTTGGCTCTGTCTGAAGCTGAGGCCGTTAGTGTGATGGCTCTTCTCCGAGAGAAGAGCCCTAATGCTCTGGATGCCTGGCAGAAA TCTGCAGCCAGACCTGACCCAGCTGCACAGGAACGAGAGAGACTTCTCACAACCCTGCAGGAGGAGGCCTCCATTGCAAAGGACAAAGTGAAACAGCTCAGCCAG GAGCTACAGGTTGAGAAGCAAAAGACAGGCCGTGTGGAGGCTGTGATGAGAGAGCAACGTGCGGCCATGGAGAAAGAACTGGGGGGCATGCAGGCCAAAGCACAGGGCAGCTACCAGGAGCTCCAGACCATGCAGATAAAG tTCCAGCAGATGAGGGAGCAGCTGGAAAGCCAGATCACtcggctgcagcaggagaacGGCATCCTGAGGGACGCAGTCAGCTCTGCCACCAACCAGATGGAGAGCAA GAATTCTGCCGAGCTGAACAAGCTGCGTTCTGAGTACTCCGGCCTGATGAAAGAGCTGGCAGACAACAACAgcaagctgcagcaggaggagcacCAGAGGAAGTCACTGGAGGTCAGCTACAAGCAGAACGTGTCCCAGCTGGAG GCCCAACTGCAGGACGCTAAGCGTCGTTGGGAAGAACTGCAGAATTTCCTCCATAATGTCAacgctgagagagagaaacttcaGGCCTCAAAGCAAG AGCTCCACAGCCAGATGCTTGCAGCAGAGACCGAGATgaacaacaagaacaaagagATCCAGACCCTTCACGGCAGCCTGACTGAAGCCATGGTCTCCAAGGAGCGGCTCGAGCAGAGAGTTGTGGAGCTGATGGAactgtctcagcacagcatgcCTGACGACTCGATGCAGACCAGGGTTCAG GAActcatgaatgaaaacaaaaatcttcaGGCCCAGAATGAGAGCATGCAGGCCCAGATCTCTGCACAG GCCACCCATGTCTCCCACATTGAGGAGATACAGAAGCT ATTGGCTGACAAGGAGTTGCAGAGAAAGAGTCTGGAGGACTCTTTAAATGCTGAGAGGAGCAGCGGGGCCAGTAGAGAAACTAATATGCAG gCCTTGCACAATGACAACATGTCACTGAAGGCAGAGATTCAGAATCTGCAGGCACAGATTTCTGATCAG GCTGCCTCCCAACTGGCTTTTGACCAGTTCCAAAAGAG TGTcctggagaaggaggagaataTGAAAACCGTCGAGGGCCTGCTGGAGAAGGGGCTGATTGAGGTGGCCaacaaggaggaggagctcaag GCTCTCAGAGAAGACAACGAGGCACTAAAACAAGAAATGGAGGTCATGAAGAGTAACACGGCAGAACAG GCATCATCAGAGTCGACAGTGGAAGAACTCCAGAACAT GATCCAAGAGCAGGAAATGAAGCTAAAATCAATGGAGGAGAGTCTACAGGCAGCACAAGACAGCATCGCAGCCAAAGAGAAGACAGCTGAG GCTCTGGAGCAGCAGTTGGTTGCCCTGCAGGCAGAGATGGAGCAGCTGAGACAGAAGGAGACGGCAGAAGAGCTGACCAGTTCTGCTAGCCAGCTCCAAGAACTCCAGGCTCA GCTAGTGTCAAAGGACCAGGAGATCCAGATGCTGCAGGCTGAGCTGGGCGTGAGAACTGAAGAGCTGAGTGAGAAGATGGAGCAGTTACATCAACAG CAGTCCCACACAGCAGTGCCAAGCCCAGAGCTTCTTACAGC GTTATCAGAGAAGGAGAAGCAGGTCTCAGATCTGCAGGCTGAGCTGGACGAGCTGAAGGACTCCCTTGAGCTTCATAGGAAGAAGAACAAC GAGAACCAGACAGCACTCGCAGTGACTCAGGCTGAGTGTCGAGACGTTCTGCACAGACTTCTGCCCAATGTGCCTCTGCCCAGTGAGCAG AACCATCAGGAGTGGCTCCACACATTTGAAAGGGCAGCAGCTGAAAGCTCAGCTACACAATCCACCCCTGTATCAGGGGACTCTGAG GCACTGGCTGAGAAGCTGAAAGAAGCTGAGGAAACCCAAAGGATTCTACAGAAAGACTGTGAGACTTACAAGAAGGTTTTGGCAGAGACG GAGGGCATCTTGCAGCGCCTCCAGAGCAGCGTGGAGCAGGAGGAGTCTCGCTGGAGGGTGAAGCAGGAGCTGTCCCAGGGAGAGCTCAAAGAG ATGAGCCAGAAAGTCACAGCTCTGGAGCAAGAGATTGAGAGACTAAGTGATGGAGCTGAGTTGGAAAAC CTGAGACGAGAAAAGCAGCACTTGGAGTCCGAGCTAGAGAGGGCGGAGCGTGAGAGTGCCACCTATGTGACGGAGGTCAGAGAG CTCAAAGATCTGTTGACTGAATTGCAGACCAGACTTGATGGCTCATATACAGAGGCTATCAGACAGAATGAGGAGCTGAATTTG CTGAAAACCCAGCTCACCCAGACTCTGTCCAAGCTGGAGACAGAAGAGAATGAGCGGCAAAAGGTTGCTGGTGACTTGTATAAg GCCCAGCAGTCTCTTGATCTGATCCAGGGAGAGCTCTCAAAGGTGACGGACAACGCTGATGAGCTGATAGAGAACAGCAGTCTGACGTCACAGAGG GAAGAGATTGACAGAAAGGAGAAAATGACTGCAGGACTGAACCAAACAGTCAGagaactgcagcagctgctacAAGCCGTCAGCCGGCAACTCGCCAAGGGACAGGAAGGG GAGGCTGACAAAGATCTGCCCAAGGTATAG